The proteins below are encoded in one region of Coffea arabica cultivar ET-39 chromosome 4c, Coffea Arabica ET-39 HiFi, whole genome shotgun sequence:
- the LOC113739330 gene encoding tubulin alpha-1 chain-like — MLKLPERKLAHNSTGLQEFLVFHAVGGGTGSGLGSLLLERLSVDYGKKSKLGFTICPSPQVSTAVVQPYNSVLSTHSLLEHTDVSMLLDNEAIYDICRRSLDIERPTYINLNRLVSQVISSLTASFRFDGALNVDVTEFQTNLVPYPRIHFMHSSYAPVISAEKAHHEQLSVAEITNTAFEPWFKDSVESSLERGFPIRYQDKMIPR, encoded by the exons ATGTTGAAATtgcctg AAAGAAAGCTAGCTCACAACAGCACAGGATTACAAGAATTCTTAGTTTTTCATGCTGTTGGTGGTGGAACTGGCTCTGGCCTTGGTTCCTTACTGTTGGAGAGGCTTTCAGTCGACTATGGCAAGAAATCAAAGCTTGGGTTCACAATTTGTCCCTCTCCCCAGGTCTCAACAGCTGTTGTTCAGCCTTACAACAGCGTTCTTTCCACTCACTCGCTCCTTGAGCACACAGATGTTTCAATGCTTTTGGACAATGAAGCCATTTATGATATTTGTCGTAGATCACTGGATATTGAGAGGCCTACCTACATCAATCTGAACAGGCTGGTTTCGCAG GTGATCTCCTCCTTGACAGCATCTTTTCGCTTTGATGGTGCTCTTAACGTGGATGTTACTGAATTCCAAACAAACTTGGTGCCATACCCACGCATCCATTTCATGCATTCCTCCTACGCACCTGTTATTTCTGCAGAAAAGGCACACCATGAGCAACTATCAGTTGCAGAGATTACAAACACCGCATTTGAGccatggttcaaagactcggtCGAGTCGTCACTAGAACGGGGCTTTCCGAT